In a single window of the Pongo abelii isolate AG06213 chromosome 1, NHGRI_mPonAbe1-v2.0_pri, whole genome shotgun sequence genome:
- the CHRNB2 gene encoding neuronal acetylcholine receptor subunit beta-2 isoform X2, with protein MARRCGPVALLLGFGLLRLCSGVWGTDTEERLVEHLLDPSRYNKLIRPATNGSELVTVQLMVSLAQLISVHEREQIMTTNVWLTQEWEDYRLTWKPEEFDNMKKVRLPSKHIWLPDVVLYNNADGMYEVSFYSNAVVSYDGSIFWLPPAIYKSACKIEVKHFPFDQQNCTMKFRSWTYDRTEIDLVLKSDVASLDDFTPSGEWDIVALPGRRNENPDDSTYVDITYDFIIRRKPLFYTINLIIPCVLITSLAILVFYLPSDCGEKMTLCISVLLALTVFLLLISKIVPPTSLDVPLVGKYLMFTMVLVTFSIVTSVCVLNVHHRSPTTHTMAPWVKVVFLEKLPALLFMQQPRHHCSRQRLRLRRRQREREGAGALFFREAPGADSCTCFVNRASVQGLAGAFGAEPALVAGPGRSGELCGCGLREAVDGVRFIADHMRSEDDDQSVSEDWKYVAMVIDRLFLWIFVFVCVFGTIGMFLQPLFQNYTTTTFLHSDHSAPSSK; from the exons ATGGCCCGGCGCTGCGGCCCCGTGGCGCTGCTCCTTGGCTTCGGCCTTCTCCGGCTGTGCTCAG GGGTGTGGGGTACGGACACAGAGGAGCGGCTGGTGGAGCATCTCTTGGATCCTTCCCGCTACAACAAGCTTATCCGCCCAGCCACCAATGGCTCTGAGCTGGTGACAGTACAGCTCATGGTGTCACTGGCCCAGCTCATCAGTGTG CATGAGCGGGAGCAGATAATGACCACCAATGTCTGGCTGACCCAG GAGTGGGAAGATTATCGCCTCACCTGGAAGCCTGAAGAGTTTGACAATATGAAGAAAGTTCGGCTCCCTTCCAAACACATCTGGCTCCCAGATGTGGTCCTGTACAACAA TGCTGACGGCATGTATGAGGTGTCCTTCTATTCCAATGCCGTGGTCTCCTATGATGGCAGCATCTTCTGGCTGCCGCCTGCCATCTACAAGAGCGCATGCAAGATTGAAGTAAAGCACTTCCCATTTGACCAGCAGAACTGCACCATGAAGTTTCGTTCGTGGACCTACGACCGCACAGAGATCGACTTGGTGCTGAAGAGTGACGTGGCCAGCCTGGACGACTTCACACCTAGTGGTGAGTGGGACATCGTGGCACTGCCGGGCCGGCGCAATGAGAACCCCGACGACTCTACGTACGTGGACATCACGTATGACTTCATCATTCGCCGCAAGCCGCTCTTCTACACCATCAACCTCATCATCCCCTGTGTGCTCATCACCTCGCTAGCCATCCTTGTCTTCTACCTGCCATCCGACTGTGGCGAGAAGATGACGTTGTGCATCTCAGTGCTGCTGGCGCTCACAGTCTTCCTGCTGCTTATCTCCAAGATCGTGCCTCCCACCTCCCTCGACGTGCCGCTCGTTGGCAAGTACCTCATGTTCACCATGGTGCTTGTCACCTTCTCCATCGTCACCAGCGTGTGCGTGCTCAACGTGCACCACCGCTCGCCCACCACGCACACCATGGCGCCCTGGGTGAAGGTCGTCTTCTTGGAGAAGCTGCCGGCGCTGCTCTTCATGCAGCAGCCACGCCACCATTGCTCCCGTCAGCGCCTGCGCCTGCGGCGACGCCAGCGTGAGCGCGAGGGCGCTGGAGCCCTCTTCTTCCGCGAAGCGCCGGGGGCCGACTCCTGCACGTGCTTCGTCAACCGCGCGTCGGTGCAGGGCTTGGCCGGGGCCTTCGGGGCTGAGCCTGCACTGGTGGCGGGCCCGGGGCGCTCAGGGGAGCTGTGTGGCTGTGGCCTCCGGGAGGCGGTGGACGGCGTGCGCTTCATCGCAGACCACATGCGGAGCGAGGACGACGACCAGAGC GTGAGTGAGGACTGGAAGTACGTCGCCATGGTGATCGACCGCCTCTTCCTCTGGATCTTTGTCTTTGTCTGTGTCTTTGGCACCATCGGCATGTTCCTGCAGCCTCTCTTCCAGAACTACACCACCACCACCTTCCTCCACTCAGACCACTCAGCCCCCAGCTCCAAGTGA
- the CHRNB2 gene encoding neuronal acetylcholine receptor subunit beta-2 isoform X1, giving the protein MARRCGPVALLLGFGLLRLCSGVWGTDTEERLVEHLLDPSRYNKLIRPATNGSELVTVQLMVSLAQLISVHEREQIMTTNVWLTQEWEDYRLTWKPEEFDNMKKVRLPSKHIWLPDVVLYNNADGMYEVSFYSNAVVSYDGSIFWLPPAIYKSACKIEVKHFPFDQQNCTMKFRSWTYDRTEIDLVLKSDVASLDDFTPSGEWDIVALPGRRNENPDDSTYVDITYDFIIRRKPLFYTINLIIPCVLITSLAILVFYLPSDCGEKMTLCISVLLALTVFLLLISKIVPPTSLDVPLVGKYLMFTMVLVTFSIVTSVCVLNVHHRSPTTHTMAPWVKVVFLEKLPALLFMQQPRHHCSRQRLRLRRRQREREGAGALFFREAPGADSCTCFVNRASVQGLAGAFGAEPALVAGPGRSGELCGCGLREAVDGVRFIADHMRSEDDDQSVSAAGWDPGREVSEDWKYVAMVIDRLFLWIFVFVCVFGTIGMFLQPLFQNYTTTTFLHSDHSAPSSK; this is encoded by the exons ATGGCCCGGCGCTGCGGCCCCGTGGCGCTGCTCCTTGGCTTCGGCCTTCTCCGGCTGTGCTCAG GGGTGTGGGGTACGGACACAGAGGAGCGGCTGGTGGAGCATCTCTTGGATCCTTCCCGCTACAACAAGCTTATCCGCCCAGCCACCAATGGCTCTGAGCTGGTGACAGTACAGCTCATGGTGTCACTGGCCCAGCTCATCAGTGTG CATGAGCGGGAGCAGATAATGACCACCAATGTCTGGCTGACCCAG GAGTGGGAAGATTATCGCCTCACCTGGAAGCCTGAAGAGTTTGACAATATGAAGAAAGTTCGGCTCCCTTCCAAACACATCTGGCTCCCAGATGTGGTCCTGTACAACAA TGCTGACGGCATGTATGAGGTGTCCTTCTATTCCAATGCCGTGGTCTCCTATGATGGCAGCATCTTCTGGCTGCCGCCTGCCATCTACAAGAGCGCATGCAAGATTGAAGTAAAGCACTTCCCATTTGACCAGCAGAACTGCACCATGAAGTTTCGTTCGTGGACCTACGACCGCACAGAGATCGACTTGGTGCTGAAGAGTGACGTGGCCAGCCTGGACGACTTCACACCTAGTGGTGAGTGGGACATCGTGGCACTGCCGGGCCGGCGCAATGAGAACCCCGACGACTCTACGTACGTGGACATCACGTATGACTTCATCATTCGCCGCAAGCCGCTCTTCTACACCATCAACCTCATCATCCCCTGTGTGCTCATCACCTCGCTAGCCATCCTTGTCTTCTACCTGCCATCCGACTGTGGCGAGAAGATGACGTTGTGCATCTCAGTGCTGCTGGCGCTCACAGTCTTCCTGCTGCTTATCTCCAAGATCGTGCCTCCCACCTCCCTCGACGTGCCGCTCGTTGGCAAGTACCTCATGTTCACCATGGTGCTTGTCACCTTCTCCATCGTCACCAGCGTGTGCGTGCTCAACGTGCACCACCGCTCGCCCACCACGCACACCATGGCGCCCTGGGTGAAGGTCGTCTTCTTGGAGAAGCTGCCGGCGCTGCTCTTCATGCAGCAGCCACGCCACCATTGCTCCCGTCAGCGCCTGCGCCTGCGGCGACGCCAGCGTGAGCGCGAGGGCGCTGGAGCCCTCTTCTTCCGCGAAGCGCCGGGGGCCGACTCCTGCACGTGCTTCGTCAACCGCGCGTCGGTGCAGGGCTTGGCCGGGGCCTTCGGGGCTGAGCCTGCACTGGTGGCGGGCCCGGGGCGCTCAGGGGAGCTGTGTGGCTGTGGCCTCCGGGAGGCGGTGGACGGCGTGCGCTTCATCGCAGACCACATGCGGAGCGAGGACGACGACCAGAGCGTGAGTGCCGCAGGCTGGGACCCCGGGCGTGAG GTGAGTGAGGACTGGAAGTACGTCGCCATGGTGATCGACCGCCTCTTCCTCTGGATCTTTGTCTTTGTCTGTGTCTTTGGCACCATCGGCATGTTCCTGCAGCCTCTCTTCCAGAACTACACCACCACCACCTTCCTCCACTCAGACCACTCAGCCCCCAGCTCCAAGTGA